Genomic DNA from Salvia miltiorrhiza cultivar Shanhuang (shh) chromosome 1, IMPLAD_Smil_shh, whole genome shotgun sequence:
tgagaccccctaattttagtgagatctagggcacgatctggtgcgtttattttatcaatcctatggctgatattgtatctggagggtgattttttttcgcagggttcgaatcctggagggagcagaatattttaaattttgttattcatcagtatatactgcattgttcatcagtatatacggccctgttcatcagtatatatgtcttgttcattacgaatttttaaaattttatttttcatcagtatatacatcttgttcattagatatacgttttgttcattagtattatatgtcttattcattgtactcatgttacacgaaaaatagggggtctcactggagcgcgcccctatatatatatatatatatatatatatatatatatatatatatatatatatatattaagggtttttaattttataaacttTCTAACATGCTTTGGATTGTCTTGTCTTTTTAAAAGTATTTTAACctatgaaaaatattaatttaatatttaatcttTATATTTGTTTCAGATTCAATATCAAATCAAAATCAGACAACTTAAAAAGTAACACAAATTTTTTGGGCGGACGCCACGGTGCGAACCACtcatatattttaatagaaCACATATAAATATCCTAGCTACGTATATAAAAGCTCTCGTGTGACAGAATATTGCTAAACAATGTTAATTGTTGATTTGtttataattttgattttgatattattttttgttaatgtATGTACTACAAGTACACTAATACTTGATATAATCGATTTCCAATTTTTCGAGCATTAGTGCATTtaccactaatgctcgacatgcatTGATTGAGCATGTGGAGCAAAATTCGCAATTACGAGCATAACgtagtttttatatttttctttattagtTGGAATTTGAGAATGAGTAAAAGCAACCATTAAAcctaaaaaatcattaatatAAAAATGAGAACGAAGACTTAATCCCTTTCTATCACCAAAGTCTACTGTTGGTGCATCATCATTTACTGGATGAATGCGTCACTTTGGTCGAATTCTAGaggggagaattttttttcttgataTGTTTTAACAATGGATCGgatgtattatttattaattttaaataaaacttttttcatttaaaaatttaattagatCGAATGCTTTGATTTgtgtttttatattaaaataactatTCAAAGTTTTCATTGAATTGCAGACTGGAAGACTGCCCGTGAAACGCCATGGAAAATTGGGAAAACAAATTATTAGACTTTACATGATAGGTAAAAGTCCGAACTGATATGATACTAATTCGTTTCAGATTTCCgttctcaatattaattaataatgttcAATCATTCAGATGCGAATTAAAATTTACTATATGATTCTTTAACATGTGATCCTGCTTTGTTAGTGGACAAATGCAATTTGTATTATTAGTTAGCAACAAGCCAATCCAATCTGTATATTTTTAAGGTAAAATGAAAGACGAAATTGGGATCTGTGTTTCCAAAAATTTACCCTACATGCAGGTGACCATGCATGATTCACCCGTGTGTTACTGGATTGATCCAAtctgtattattattattcttctttTGAGTAGATCCAATTTGTATTACTCCAGTTAACAACAAGTTAATTAAATGTGATCTAACTAATTATCAAGAAAAAATGAATCCATATTCTtctttttaattgataaatttatcatgagaaaatgatttGATACCCAAAAATTCCCTCTTTAAATATCACAtttattttctctcattttttacaaaataaaattttaccatttttcattccttcttttcactccaagaagggataatattatccatctatTTTTTGcgaaataatatcatttctccTTAAAATAAAAAGGATGAACGAGAAATGATGAATGAATTTTCTTTAATTCATCGTTATTTaatttcatgataaatttattaaatgagGAGAACGCATGCACCCTAATTAATTTTACTTTGCACATCAAGATTCCACCGACGGAGGATATGGAGTAAGATTTATTTTCTTCGACAAGCGATATCATATAATGTATTACTCCGTttattttctttgaatttatttataccAAAAACTATCAGAATATAGGGCTTCAACTCCatcaattaaatattatatctGTAGCTATATATGCACTGACTTCAATTTCAATATTTAGTTAACAAATCTGTACCATGTCAGTCTGTATTGCTCCAATCCATGGATCCAATTTCTCACAATTTACAATTAATCCTCCCAAAAATACAAATTTCTCTACAATATAGAATATTAACCACACATCACAAAAAGCATAAACAATAGTACGTAGGTTAAAATGTTAGTGAGCTAGCTGCCATTAGGTTGACTATCACTTTCTCTACTCATATTTGGGTTGAGATGGATGCGACGGCGATCGTGTTGCTCATGTCTGTTGGGCGTCATAGtccactataaaaaaaattagagattACCGATAGCGTCTGCCGTCAGTAATAGGGAGGCGGCCGCCGAAAAAAAGACTACCGGCGGCGAGACGCCGCCGGAGCTTTCCTCTTCGATGACTCAATTACTGGTTTGCCCGTTAAAATGTTAGTGAGCTAGCTGCTATTAGGTTGACTATCACTTtctgtagtagcccgctattttattttatgattaagagcaataaatgcaatatttatttttacatatttcagttgatttaatccagtgattaatattcagttaattcagctcagagttctgaattagatgtcattacctgagatgaccatgattgaattattgagtagtcaatgatttatttcagaatgataattgacttagcgaagtcaagttattattttatttgcaatagaaatattatttctatttatttaacttTATTACTTGAGTCGTGAGTTTACTCCGAattgtgaagtgaattaaatctatggatttaatttagattgatTCTACGAGTCACGATATTAATAGACGAAAAGTCAGCTATCGAAATACGAGAATTATTAGAGTATTTAGtattattaacaaaacccgggaTTAGTATTACAGATACGCTATATTAGCAAGACACGGGATTAATATCAGATACCGCTTTATCAAGAtactgaaggattttattagTCACACCACAACTTTTCAAACTTTACAATCAGCCGCAACTCTACACTATCTATTACAAACATCACTCAATTCCTAGCCTACTCCCTACATTCCTATTATTACGGCAGcaacaagaaagaaaaggaaaggcaTGCGTGTGGGAACAAATAAGCTGTCAATCAGCCACAACTTTACCTATTTTCTCTCAAGGCTTTCACATGGCATAGAGGACTAGATATTCAAGATTAGCTACCAAATTCACTCCTTTAATAATTCAGCAGCAAACTTCCTTCATACCACTCCCATTCTACACTAAAAACTTcaccaaaagaaaagaaagacttCATTTACTGCTGCCGACTTCAAAGGAGGTAAGCTTTGGCTTAAACTTCACCATCTTCTTCCATGATTTAACCTGCAATTACTGAAACAACAACACCAATTTTCAGTTCCAATTCATTCAACAACAGCCTCAAACATATAACATTTTGCAAGGTATTTTACTAAGCTCAGCTCGTTCGAATCCCATTTgcatttcatccaacaagaaTGATTTAAGTAGAAATACAAAATGTATAGATGAGTATATGTtatggacttagcaaagtcacaagCACATAAATCAGTTCATATGTATTTACTTTTCTCACATGAGACAATGATGAGAGTACTTATGACAATAGCAAAACCAGGATGCCTAGCTTCAATCTATTGCATAATCGATAAATAGGAACCAAGAGAATCACAGTTAATCGAACTAGAAAGAAAGAACCATAGCTTGCTACTTTTGTTTTTATACCGAGAGATGGAACCGAACCTTCGTCGATGAGAAATTCGGAATCAGCCGGAGGCTGACTGCTTGTTCGTTGAGGCGGAAGAGCCTTCCTCCGACGGCAGACAATGATACCGGCCAAGGCAAGCGCGATGGCGTCGAACCAGGGGCGACAGACCATCGGTGCTTCTGAAGACTCAGAGCGGCTGCCCTGTTCGTCGAGATAAAGGAGCTCTGACGACGACACAGGATGACGGCGAGTCTTCAGGAAGGGGAGGCGAGGTTGAACGGCGACCCTCGCTGAGTTTGGGGATTTCTTcaacagcagcggcggcggtttCGCTCAATCGAGAGAAAGACAGGGCCGACCGCGAAGCTGTACTTGAGAAGATCGAGATAGGGGGAAGAACGGCGTCAACCTCATCAATTTCAAAGGCAGCGACGCCAGCCTCGCCGGAGATTCCAGGGGCGGCGAATCCAGAGATGAAACTAGGGCTCGATTGGATTCTGCGTGAGGAAAGAAGGAGGAGGAGAGGGCGCCGGTATCGAAGACGTCGGCAGCTGACGCCGATGATAGCAGACGATGACTGgatggccggagaagaagaggccGAGCGTCGGCCTTGAGAAAGAGAAGAGAGCTTCGGTTCTTTGAGGAATGAGAGGAGGAGGGGCCGagagtttagagagagagggagattggGCCTATTCTTTTTATTGTGTAATTGGGCTTTGATTATTCAGAGAAATTGGGCCGAATCAGGGTGAATTTCTTGGGCTGAAGATGTTTTTATTAATTGGACTGATGCTTTTATTAAGTGGGTTGTCCTTATTAAATAGTTTCCAGGCCCagtttcttttattaattggacAATAGATTACCGTATTATTTATTTAGCCGATTggatattaatttagattagtCTATTAATTGGACTTAGTTAATTCTATTTATGGAATAATTTAGAATGAGTTATTAGCTAATAAGTGggttagcaaaccctgaagtgagtggattaattaaatttattaattcaatctcctaagacgagctttaatcctaTGATTGGATTATTAATAatggaatatgagtcatgcatagttaattttcgcattctcatttatttgagaattttcctcgagttAAAGTCTTACCTTATATTATCGGATTAAAGGTTAAGCACGAGAGTGAGAGCTACTCAAGAAGTCACTGcactgtagcaaagctttgctatcaggtgggcattactttcatatatatcaaatgagtttaaatgttacgttcaagcaagttatttcatgataaaatctttgagttaaagttatttcaagtattgtcttgccataaaatgtttcaattttagtatgatatctatctgctttggctttgccaatgatgcaatcgaattcgggtcctgagcagttgatagctatcctgccttggctagtgtacaccagtgaccgtgagtcatctagcgggttggccggtcaagtgaccgtgagaggtggccacctctccggcacacagttccagatatgatagattacaagagaacttagactgcagtcgaactttaagaatcacaaatgaatttagtaagcttgggccttttagctaaaactcccttgctgtactgtttatgatggcatgacaatttatagtttcaCTAAGCATGTTTAtgtttatacttaggcatacgtgcccactgagtactctcgtactcagccctgcatatatttctaaatgtgcaggttgagcagtggttgatgaagatgaagtgattACAGAAACTTTTGTCATAAGTTAAacgaatgaactcttggatacatgtcttcatacatgtaatcagaaccttattccgctgcgtactctcaAGTACTATGTCTTTAGGTTAAGTTGGATTCATCCGAACTTACAAGCTTATTTGAGTCTCTATGATTAAACTCCAATTACCTTATAAAGTCCTCTTCTTTTCCTTCATTAACAATAAGTTAAGTTTGATCCCCTATCATTTTCTCACCCAttttctatccccgcttctaatctccctcccttagtcacgatttcttggcttaattatccttaattaagtccggtcgtgacacttTCTCTACTCATATCTGGGTTGAGATGGATGCGACGGCGATCGTGTTGCTCATGTCTGTTGGGCGTCATggtccactacaaaaaaactaGAGATTACCGACAGCATCTGCCGTCGATAATAGGGAGGCGGCCGCCGGAAAAAAGACTACCGGCCGAAGCTTTCATCTTCGATGACtcgattaccggcggcaaacaTACGCTGCCGGCACCTAACGGCGGCGGCGGTAACGCTCGCCGTTGAATGGTGGAGAAATACCGCCTTGCCACCTGCCggtaatatatttaattaataattttaattaatttaatacaaTACCAGCGGCACAACCGCCAGTGATCACCGGCGGCGTCTCAGCGCTGctaatgccgccggtaattcgAAAAAGGTGGGTCGCCTCAATCGCTGTCGGTAGGCAGCCGGTGTTGCCACCGGCAATTAGAcgtttttttttgtagtggtcaCGCTAGTATTCGTCATACTGTTGCTTGGATCCAACTGCTTACTCAGCTTCGGCGAGTCTGTTTCACTCACATCCCCCGCGAGTGAAACCGACCTACTGATTTTATGGCAAGGAGAGGGCATCAGGTTCAGACGTTGACTACGTACTTTTGACTACTCTTCTGCTCTTCGGTAGTTTCTTGCTCTGGTTAGGATGGATCAGTTTGGCTATCCTAATTTTAGATTTAGTTTTCATGTTGATAGCTAGTTTGCTTTGGCTTGTTTGCTTTCTGATTTCGTTTCTTTTGTCTTGTGGATTTAGCCACTCTTGGGTTacgttttttttatatttttgttcgGTCTGTTCTTTGTGTCTCCTTGTTGAGACCTCTGGGCATTGTCACTTTTGGGCAACGTCTTATATGGGACAATTCTTGATATTTATCTATAGGTTGGGGGTCTGCCTAACTCCTCaccgaaaaaaaaatatattactgCAAAAACTTGTGAGCATCGGGATATATGGTGCATCcaccaataaataaaattgtaattaagGTTCATCAAGTTctagtaattaaattaaaatttaataatttgtaTTAGGGGGTTTATTAATCACCACAAGATTATGGAATTTACTGGGGTCCGGACTATCCTCGAAATTTATTTGTCTGACAAAAATATATAGTAAGAGCATcggcaacgccttactcgagtgtctactcgagtaaggcgttgcctTCGAGTAGGTGCGTTGCGGGGGGGCGGTACTCGAGCAatactcgagtcttcgagtatgctCGAAGGGGGGGGAGATGgaaggcgcgtgcaatgcacgcgccacgcgccctaattaaaaaaaaaatagagaaattcgaatttatgtaatttttttttaagttttaggtgttttaaaattttatgtttaatggcgtatttaactattagaaaaatatgttatttaaattatgcaattaaatttaaatgaaaaatataaaaatcaaaactaatgttatcaagtaggctatcaagtaaccccaaatcccaatgcagcactacctacttaatcacacaaccactatcaagtaggctatcaagtaaccccattgcggatgctctaacaaTATAGTACAAGTTGTGGGCATGCTTAATTTAATCTATATTTCCACGAATTAAACACATTCAATTATCCAAAGCTAAGATAACTTAGACAAATCCATCATCATGGAGCGAGCAGAGGAACATGGCAATTTGCAGTCCTTATTCACATGCATCCAAAACTTTCCCAAACCCTATGCCCTTTGTGCCAGCTACAATCCATCACTcaattcaacaattttttttatcatttcacTTAGACAATTATAAGCATCCTTCTCTAGCCTATAAAATCCCCATCTCTTGCATCAAACTCACACATCCCAAAAATCCCTAAGTGTCTTCTTGTTCCAAAACTTATTAGGGTATTACCTAGAGAAAAAAATGAGTTCCAAGAAAACAACATCAATTGCCCTTTTTTTAGTGCTGAACCTTGTATTCTTCACTCTTTCTAGTGCATGTGGCTCTTGCCCTACTCCCAAACCAAagctgccgccaccaccacctaAGCCAACGCCATGCCCTCCGCCTCCGGCCACCCCGAGCAAGGCCACTTGCCCTAGGGATACCCTAAAACTAGGTGTATGTGCTGATTTGCTTGGTGGGTTGATTGGTGTCACAATTGGAACTCCTCCAAAAACTCCATGCTGCACCCTCATCGAAGGGCTGGCCGATCTCGAGGCGGCCGTTTGCCTCTGCACCGCCTTGAAGGCCAACATTTTGGGCATCAACCTTAATGTTCCCATTTCTCTTAGCTTGCTTCTCAATGTTTGCTCCAAGAAGGTTCCATCAGGCTTCCAGTGTGCCTAAATGATCAATTCATTCGTTGCCATTTGATTATATGTTTACTttaatttcttgagattcaagTTTCTAGATTGTTATGCTGATTATGATTTGTATCTTTATTCCCCATTTATGAAAGTTGCACGCTGCTCACTAGCTATGTGATAGTGGCCGGTGAGGGTGAGAGAGCTATTTTCCTAATCATAATGtcctttttattttgttggaattataTTGATTTCCTTTTCAAGCTTTGTATTAATAATTTCTATACTATTGTCTAAGGGATTGTGCATTTTTTATTCATGTACGTGGTATGAGAATTCTTTTCTCATGAGATCGATGTAGCTGGCATTACGTTCATGATTCATTTTAGTATCTTGAGTTAATGAGGATATAAATGTAATATAGGTCTACAAATGTGTGATACATAATTACGttgtaaatatttaaaataaggagctcattaattaattagcagGCAAACGACACGATTAAAAAGCTTCGTTAGATCATGAAGCGTACTAAAAGAATAAATTGATCCAAAATggaatactctctccatcccaaTTCAATATATAGGCCATAAACCTTAGGCATGCACGGGATGTTaaaaatagtttataataaaataggataaGTAAAGTAACTTTTTTAGgatatatttgtcaaaaaacTAGGATAGAAAAATgaagatatatatttttaaatgagaAGAAAGATATTATGTGCTGACCAAAATGACATATGGTATAAATAATTagttatttgaaattatttgttatatattatattgactTTCCAATTTAAAAAATGGCCTATTGAAATGAGATGTCCAGATAAGAAAATATGGCATATTGAATTGAGACTGAGAGGGTACTATAAAACATaactaaaaatacaaaaaattataaaattaaaacaaattagAGCTAAgaagtttttgttttttaggGGGGATCGAGGGGAGGTGTTTTCATTTACTTAAATATATACACGATCCCTTCctctgaaaaagaaaaagaaaaaaacactcAAGGAAATTaatgatatattaaatttaaatttattttacatttagAATGTTCGTTTAAGCTCGATTGAGCTCATGAAACTCAAGTATTTTGGGTGAGTCAAAGTAGTTATATATATTGAGTCGAAAATTAGTCATATTCATATATACTCAACTTGACTCGCCTCGCTCCCTTATTGGAATTACTCTGCCTGTCCTGCATTCAAAAATCTCCCCCAGATCCAATGGAACAGTAATTCAAGAAATAATGATTATAGATCCGGCCATGCATGTAGATTGCCAAATTCCAGCTCAAATTTAtcctcatattttttttttttttttgtgtgtgtgtgtgtgggggggggggggggggggggttgggggttccctcccaaattttgattatatatatatatatatatatatatatatatatataaatttagaaatatataaggTTGGATCTCAAATTGTCGTAAAAAACTAATGATTGTTTGTCATTAGTTAAGAATGATAAAAGAAATGTTAAACAAAATGTTCAAAAGAAGAGAGTTAATTATCAACTACTATTAACTTAATATATTGCATAATTATGCTACGTACCGATCAGATCAAGCTTTCTCAAACAGAAACAATTGGTTCACCAAGTATATATATTCTTaagttatttgtaatgtatatattgaaattatataatctatgaaaatattgttcgttattattacaTATTTATGTCTAAAATTAATGTACGGAAAGTTCAGCCACCGAATTATATTACTAGCTCCACCACTGCCTCATATATTATACTTATGGATATCATATCTGTAAGTATAATATATGCATATCAATTACGTAATTAATAGGAccaatatataagaaaataataagcTACCAGTTTTCCCTTTCACTTTATATTGGGTAGacattgtatatatatagttgtgTCTTTTACGTAGACTCTTGTGGGAAATTTTGAATGTATTGTATGTATTCATCGACTATCATAACTTAATTTGGCTGCATGCAGAATCTATGCCACCGACACATGTAGTAATCAAACCCTCTTAAATGAGATTTTAGCATATAGTGTTTGGAACTATATATCTAGGATCTAGAAgctatatataatttatatgaattGCATGTGAATATGAATTCATTCAAGTAGTTGATCTTGCTTGTTCAATGATGGACCACTAGACTTAATTACGTAGATTTTTTCTTATGACTATTATATTGAGTGATTGGTGCAAATTTAGATAGAGACGATAATGTATTGTTGGTCACGGAAATTTTGCCCAATTATTACGTTCTTCTACGTGCACTTATGTCTCATGCACGatcttcctcctcttcttcttcgcTTTCCATGAAATACATTCTCTTTTCTCAATATTATGTTGGGAGAGTTtactttaaatttaaagattaacTTACATAAAGGTAATGATATATAGactatatattatattagaAAACCAAGATTTAAATGATTTCAATATAGACTAATCTATATTATATTAGAAAACCaagatttaaattattgaaatcagtttcaaattaattcaaaattgaatggtaattttttagttataataaattgaaggtttatatgtaaattatatttttttttagttctttttttctttatcttcttttttttgttttatttctttctaaaattgtgaaattcgactaattatatttgatttaaaatgtaaaagttatatttatttgaagactaaaattaaaaaattctctctcctctctcatcttttttttaaataaatatattttttaagttttatttttattttctttttttaacttttttccCTGCATTTTCATAATgtcaatttttatattattgtgaattattctttatttttattttttcaatattcaacacAAATATgttcagttaaaattaatttttttattatatttataaatatgataattgagttggtatcaattttatataaatataaaaatataaaagcattttttgtgcattgcacggggtgcaaattCGAGTTCATTATTATTtccttaaataaattgaaacttaGGAATATCTAAAGACTctgtataatttatattatttacagaaattttgtttaatttatatcaCATTCATAGGATTAAAGAAATTCTAATAATTAACGAGGATAAAATGTTCAATCATATAACTTACCAATCATAAAAGGTACACACCTGCTGTGTGTCTTAGttttagataaattaatttattcctaATCTGAATTCTTATGTCTCATTAGAAACAATAGGGTAATTGTCACTTTATGTCCAACACATTAACTTTTTAACGAATATGTCATGTCGTTTGGATAAATGCATAGAAGTACCCAACACatcaatattttcttattttgtccTGATTTTGTTTTTCCGGCATTGGAACTATGACGTGGATCGACGAAAATCCTACATGGCTTTTTCAGCCCcccaaaaaaaaggaaagaaaattaCACATCATAAACATAAGACCATTTATGAATTACGCGATTAAAACACATAAGGCAACTTACAAAAATCGAAGAACACTACAATCTTTCAACTCTCCCTTAGAACCCTTAATTTCCCCCAAAAACTTCCCCCAAAATTTGCGTTTCGATTCTAAAATAGGCTTGAGATTCGCGTTTCAACTCTCCCTTAACACCAAAATTTGCGTTTCGAATTCACACCAAATTCACGTTTCAATTTTCCCCGAAATTTTCGCCAAGTTCTGAAGTGAAGAAAGAATCAAGGAAAAACGAAGGTAGAAGGCTTGAGATTTTGAAATAGTATTTGTGGCATTTAGCTAATTGTGGGTTTACGCGTTTTTTAGATTTAGGATTGACTGTCATGTTGAAGCATGCTTATCTCTTAGTAAAGATTGTATTTTTagcaattttatattaaaattttagataGGGCTCCCACTGTTGGGTCTGCATCATTTCTCTTTCtagttttttttcaaattaactGATTTTGATATATCACTTGATAATTAAGTATACTGATTTCATATTGGATTTTAGAGTAACCAAGAATTCAACTTAAAGAGAAAACCACCGTCAAATAATATAATATCTTCTCAATCTACTACGTACtgttgaaaattaaattcaagaaAATATATCATATGCTCGTAGAGGTATATATATACAATCAAAAGTTATCGCTAGGAGTAagtctcaaatttaaataaccaaaaaatgaaagaaaaaaaaatacaaccaCCGATGTATTGTACTCCCCCGTCCACAAAGATTATGTGTTTATTATTTTCGTCGGTCCACAGAAATTttgtgttttcatttttttagcaTTTTATTGTATACTTTAAACtccattcacactcaatatttacaaaatatccaccatttacttttatattttgGTGGATTCAATACTACCATTTAcactaaaatcaaaattttcaacatttttattaaaattcgtgtcctCCACTCCacctagggctgggaatttcgggatcgggtaatcgggtactcgatacccgacccgaaaaaatcgggtatcgggtaccctatacccgaaaaaatcggggtcggggtcggggtcgggtatttagactgtgaaaaaatcgggtatcgggtatacccgatcgggtatcgggtatacctgaattacccgattttttaattaataaattttaaattgtataattaaatttatatgaaactaAAAGTTAATCCCTTTCCCATTTCGGCCCACTGCCCACTGCCTTTCGGCCCTTTCCCATTTGAAATTGAAGTCCCAATCTCATCCCTAATCTGTAATCCCTCCCCTGCTGCCGCCGCCCCCACTCCAGTCTCCAGGGCAGAAATCCCTCCCGGTCTCCCGTCTCCGATGAGTCGGCGCCCCTCGCCGCCCGTCATCGCCCAGACCAGAGTCA
This window encodes:
- the LOC131025043 gene encoding 14 kDa proline-rich protein DC2.15-like, yielding MSSKKTTSIALFLVLNLVFFTLSSACGSCPTPKPKLPPPPPKPTPCPPPPATPSKATCPRDTLKLGVCADLLGGLIGVTIGTPPKTPCCTLIEGLADLEAAVCLCTALKANILGINLNVPISLSLLLNVCSKKVPSGFQCA